The genomic segment AAGTTATAGAGGGAGTGGCAAAGGTTTCCCAAACTCATTCTGTAGACGAGTGATTGATACTGAATCAAAATTAGGATTTAGTCCTTAGGCTTTAGGGTCTTTGTCTATGttcttattttatctttttaagtACCTGCACTTTTCAGATCTTTTGTGAGTCAGTTAGGTGTATTCCACAGGTCAGTGTTTCTAAAATtctgctcctccaagtgttttggactttggctcccagtaatcccagacagtttaccagctgttagaggaatggtgggagctgaagtccaaaacatctggaggagtttgagaaacactgccttaagtgGTTTCAATTGGTGCATAGCTTGCTATTTTTATGTTGCAGCACACTATACTCTTACGTTTTTTTAGGGTGTTTCACTTACAAAAGAACCTGAAGAACGTTCTAGGAATTTAATTAGCACATGTATTTTTGAAGATGGCTTCAGGGAAGTATTGGAGGAAGGCAAAACAGAAGCTGTCTGTATGGGTAATGGCTTGGATCCAGTGGCTGATATGTTGGACAGTGTATATGAACAGGTACGGCTGCTTTAAGTAGTTCTctgattatttttctttgaaataaaacTGAAATTTTTGTTTAACAAAGGAGTGCATATAACCATGTTCAGATGAGCAGCATGAATTTTATATAGTTTACATATatatggagtttgtttccaaaaggtaccaaatccaaaaaagaaaaatgagttatagatgGCAACACATTGTTAGCtaagagtagaatattatgtacagttcAAAACTATAGAAATATATGAAGTCACTTCAATACATGGTCTGGAAagctgcattttatagcaaaagaatgcatatcctcagcatgttttttcgattcctgtaaaatttgttcagatggatttggtagcTTTTGGAaacatccatacacacacacacacatgtatagatagatagatagattagatatctGGTGATGCCAGGTTAGGTATTTTGTAATTATAAATaatttataaaaattataaataagaaataatttatttcttcacCTCTGCTTTATTGGTCCTGGCAAGTGCGACATGGCCTTTGAATATGGAACCTTTTAGGAGCTGcttaatttatttttacaaataacctCTGTTGTTGTGGTTGGGGGAGTTCAAATTGCGGGTTTTCTCCCTTTAAATTGGTGTATGATGTttttagttgattatgtattttatgtatttatgtatatgtttctgttttttaaaaaaacatttgtaccccagtttgaatcccacccatgtgaaaaagtgggatagaaatgaataaataataataagaataataataatcatcatcatccttggtctctcacacacacaccacaccatTAAGTGAGGTTGGTCtttttgggtatgtgtgccaaatgtggcccaaatccattgtcagtggcattcacagtgctctctcgatgtgggtgaactacaactctcatccaGATTCACCCCACCCttacttaaagttggtcatggtgggtatgtgtgccaggtttggcccagatccatcttAGGTGGGAGTCAGAGGACTCTCTGAATTTGGGAGCCATCTTCTaagatacatacaaatattgatagatACATGCATGAATATATAGAgagacttttattatatacatatcgATAGATAGCATATAATCTATAATGTATCCATGAGTGAAAAACTACTCTACCAGATTGAGTGTGTCATTATTGCAAcaagggaaaaagaagaagcCAAAACTGCCTGTGCTTTCCCAGTtcttcagatgttttagactatATCTCCCATTGTCTCTTAACATTGTCCCTCGAGCACAgcttccaagatgccagaaataagatgggaaaaacgtCCTTTACCTGTGTTTGTGTTCATGTTGTCTTCTCCTTGTAAATTATAtaattggcactgaatgtttgccgtatgcgcaagccgctctgagtccccttcagggtgagaagggtgggatataaatactgtaaataaataataaaataaataataaacatatgaCCTATAGGGTGGAATTTCTGGGAAAGAAATTCTTAAAGTGTTGGGGGGGGGTACTGTCAAATATTCCCTGCATCTGATCTAGGGCTTGCCCATTAGATTTGAAGTTGTTTATTCATCTTTTTGTTTGTCTTTTAAAACTAACAGCATAATTGAAGTCTTTCATAGATTGGTTGCATGTATTCTCCAAGTGTTTGAAATTGGTGAGTGGGTTGCTCTTGTTTTGGTTGTTTGTTTCAACACTCTTTGCTATTCCTATTTCATAGGATGCCCCACTTACAAAGAATCCTGAAATCGAATGTTCTAGCAGTCTAACTTGTGCTTGTATACGTGGAGATAATGTCAGAGAAGTTTCggaggaaggaggaaacaaaGCTGTCTGTGTGGCTTATAGTTTGAACAGTGGTGCTGATAGGTTGGGCAAAGAATGCGAACAGGCAAGGCTGCTTTTAAGTCTCTTCCTCATTATTTTGCTGctgaaatgaaatggaaaaataGTATCTTTTTGCATGGAGACCTCTTCACACAGTTAACACATTAAGAAGTTATAAATGTTCAAAGCTTGAATAAATGACACAATCCTTATTTTCAGAATATGAAAGATAACAGTAACATGGAAAAACTAAAGAGCCAAATTGTTGAACTAGAGGAAAAGCTTAATAAACTAAAGTGGGTAGAAGACAAGCTTCAGGCTTTAGAAGAGAAACTGCAAGGAAGGATCATTGTTGATGAGAAAGACTGGAATAATCTATTGAGCCGAGTCCTGCTTCTTGAAACCCAACTGTTACTTCACTGCAAAAAGGTATGTTTTGCTATTAGCATATCTTTTTGGTTAATAAGAGGGCTTTTATCCTATTGTTTATTCCATCTATAGGAGAATAATTGAATAATTTAGATTTACCTACATACTGACTCATCATGTAACAGTTTAtcagtattttttatttaataaaattctGCATAAAATAGAAATTACATAAGATCTATCACACATACTACAAACTAGAGAGAAACAAAATACAATGAAACAAACACCATATCTACGTATTTagatatataataaatacattctgCAATTTacagaatgaaaaaagaaaagttaaaTCACTTTCAACTACCTTTGCTGTAAgtctaattttacttttaaacTTCTACCTCTCTTTACTTAAACTATTTCACATGTCTATATAATTAATCATACTAATTGATAAAACCAACAGGCATCAGATCACCATTTTTCTGTTTCAAACATTCAGTCAGTTTTCCATTTTTTCAAGATTTTGTTAGTTTCCCCCTTTAATCAAAATTGATTGTTTTTCTAGTTTTGCTGAAACATTCATTTTTATACCTCTTTAGTAGATAATCACTCCTCCATTTCTGAGTATATAATGTTCTATTCTCATGTGTTGAAattatttaagaagcagtgatttaaGGAACTTTTCATTTCAGAAGATCTGATTCAAAAGCTGAATATACAGTGAAAACACCAAATATAAttccagtttttttgtttttgttttttaaaaaacagtttgtgTCCAAATTTTAATCCTTGTTTTTACTCTGATTGGTTGCAGGTCAAACCCCAAAGGAAATGTTTAGGTTTAACATGAACATTAatctaacttttaaaaaataagactaTTGGGACCTGATATTGTTTAGCCTTTTCAACATGTTATAAAAGACCATTCTTATTTAAGATTTTTCAATATGCGTTTGATGCAATTTGTCTGGTGTCATATGCCAAGAATACATTTtgtaaacctttttaaaaaataaagtaaattctAAGCCTTTCAACCACATTATTTCCCAattgtggagcccccggtggcatagtgggttaaagccttgtgacttgaaggttgggttgctgacctgtaggctgccaggttcaaatccaacccggggagagcgtggatgagttccctctatcagctccagctccatgcggggacatgagagaagcctcccacaaggatggtaaaacatcaaaacatccgggcatcccctgggcaacgtccttgcatatggccaattctctcactacagaagcgacttgcagtttctcaagtcgttcctgacatacACAAAAAATCCCAATTCATATATTGTATCCAAAGGTTTTCACTCATTGTAATCATAAAATTTTTCATCTGTTCTCCTTGATCTGAGCTTCTAACAAAAGCTTTTGACTTAAAGTTCATTGTTCCTAACAATTTTAACCATGGTTTCTTTTAAAGTGTTCAAACAGTTGCATATAAGATTATAATTAAAATTCATAACTCTCCCTCAATAACTGTTCTTTAATTTTCATAGTATACTATCCTTGGCAGTTTGCCAACATATCTTGATATGTTAATCACTTTACCAGTTATTTCTTTTCTATATAAAGCTTCTTAGTGACATTTTCTAGTATAATCTTGGTTTGATCTTTATCCGTAGCCTCGTTAATGTCTTTTATGATAACCACTCTTGTATAAAAAAGAATAAACATTATAGATAACACAATCATTTTTATAATTTAGAGTCTCCCCAACAGAGATAGGTTTAActcttttgcttctttctttttgccATAATTGATTGAATAGTTACCCTCTAATTGAGACAAAGTAATAGTATTTCAGTATAGGAGTGTAAAAAAGCTTACCAGTACTTTGTTGTTCAAAGATGGTATGTGGATACATAACTTCCTTCATAATCTGTAATTCCAAGTGTCtttcttaggaccttatcagacgCAGGGAGAGGAGTGGCTTCTCCCGCTTCCCTCTGCTGTCagaatggagtcccatggagtccatcacaagatgcagggctacttctggcgggACTCTGTGGGGCTCCGTTTCAGCCACAGAGAGAAGTGGAGCCCAGAGGAATTGAGTGTTTCTTGATTCCTCATtaaagaaggagaaggggaaatgATGTGGGAAGTAAGAAGATGGACCCCAATGGAAGGGAGCAGAGCCTGATGGTTCCCTCTGATGTCCCGTGCTTTCCCCTGCTGTCTCACACTTTACCCCTGTCtatctgataaggtccttaatcTTTATTTTCTACCTGAAGTTACTGATTTGTTGCCAACCATTAAAAAGTGTTACAGAGTTACTGTGAATTTGTTAGCGATTTGTGATTGTGTGTTATAAGAAGCAGCAGATGATAGTTTCGTATAGCAAAATGTAACAGATTCCTTGTTACAATTTGTTGAATTATTTTAAGAAGTGACCCATTTATATTTACCTTTTATTGTTAAGTTGTCGTATTCTAATCAGGCTTATATTTTTGTATGCATTATCATTTGTTAGTCGCATTGACCATAGATTATGGTTTATAACAGCTATTATTGTTTCAGTGTTTGTCCATATGTATGGGATGGCCCATATTTGTTTGTGCTAATTTATAATATCTTCAGGAAGGTGCATAGTGACATCTAGTGGAATGCAAAGGTGGTGTCTTAAGTCCGTCTGAAACAGAAATGTAAAACAGTGACAAACAGAAAGCCAATCCCTCACTCACTCTGCATCCCTGACTAGCCTTATATCCATCTTGCTGGCCAATGAGTGGTTGAAAGTAATTTATAGGTTAGGTAGGTTTTCAGGTTATGTGTACCTCCTAAACACTTAGGGCAAGTTTTTAATCCCATCATATTGGGGATGGTCAAGCGTAGAGTTTCTGGAAATTTAGAGGCTAGGTACAGCTGGTAAGCTTGCAATTCGTCAATGTTTGTTTGAAACTGAATGGATGTAATGGTTATTTTTGTCATAAGCATTTGGGCAGTACAAGAAACGGTTCTCTTGTGCTCACTAAATACTATTGTTTGTACAATTCTTGCTTGTCCAGTTTTAGGGGAAAATATATTATCCATCAATTCATATtccacattttccccaaaacCAGGACTTTaacaaaataaatcaagaaaGCTATTGGGTGCTTGGCATGTTTCTTATATATTTtaactagctatgcctggccacgcgttggtgtggcgaagtatggtggtatgggaaataaagtattgaggaattggtggtagttaaggtaaagggtaaaggttttcccctgacattaagtccagtcgtgtctgactctgggggttggtgctcatctccatttctatgccgaagagccggcgttgtctgtagactcttccaaggtcatgtgggatgattgcatggagtgccgttacctttccgccgaagcagtacctattcatctactctcatttgtatgtttttgaactttagggttgggagaagctggggctaacagtgggggctctctccactcccccaattcaaacctgcgacttttcagtccagaagttcagcagctcagcactttaacatgctgcactatcaggggatattatttcctaaagtttgtgaatatacaatatttctgattggttttttttgtctgttggagacaagtatgaatgctgcaattaggcaaaatgattagcatgtaatggccttgcagctttaaagcctggctgtttcctccctgagtgaattttttgttgggaggtgttagctggccctgattgttttctgtctggaattcccttgttttcagagtggtgttgtttgcgatattttatgtgcttctactgtctgtggccctcagaaaacagaggaattgccagATTTtagtgatgggaatactttgttgggaggtgttagctggccctgattgtttcctgtgtggaatttccctgttttcagagtgttgttctttatttagtgttctgattttagagattgcattgttctgttttattataccacagtaatttttatatattctgattttcgtgtttttgaatacttggagccagattgtattcattttcacggttcacagcaacacaatactactactactactactactaataataataataataatgatagtaataattgtgcggttttctggcattgtatatttctgccgcttctgtgactgttcatttgtattttgattccgtagcccacttgtcaatggatgtccagaatcagcagcatccaccgcggtcctttttatcctgggcgatgaccgagccagtatagacttagttttggtttgattctccataatgggttaggtgctcttggttccattcctcagctgaggcccctctggcttggttggacctgccggtagttacactaccgctaGCACatctctcagtcatcattggagcagttaagcccccccacaaCCACGTTAAGATGGCACCTGCGCGGGCGGGGGGGGTGTGGCacctgctgtgtcataataaaatagtaataataatgactttggtaatacgcactgcttcactcccttctcagcttcctttctggaagaatcctttcttgggaggtgttagctggtcctgattgtttcctttgtggaactcccaatttccctgctttcagagtgttgctttttatttactgtcctggttttagagattatattgttctgtattattctaccacagtaattatttcatattacagtagaatctgacttattcaacattcacttatccaatgttctggattatccaacgcagtctgccttttagtagtcagtgtttttgtagtcagtgttttaaattcattgtgatattttggtggtaaatttgtaaataacaataattactacatagcattactgcacatggaactactttttctgtaatttgttgtataacttgatgttttggtgcttaatttgtataatgattacctaatttgatgtttaatcggcttttcctgaatcccttcttattatccaacatattcacttatccaatgttcttcctacctgtttatgttggataagtgagactctactggatatttataatcttatattatctgcttagaatagaattggattatatgaggccccttctacatagctggataaaatgcatgctgaagcggattatatggcagtgtggagtcaagataatccagtttaaagcagataatataagattataaataggttatatagctgtgtggaagggccttgagtctacatataatccagttcaaatctgatcatctgtattttataggcagtgtggaagaggcctaagtgaggcctaactctgcctgtcccctgggctgcatgggttgctaggagaccaagtgagcggagcttagccttctaactggcagcaattggataaaaacaattattcctctacctctaattaggactttttcttttctctttgttgtatcaacctagaggcgtggatgaggggttgtgctgtcaattttctaggttgtggggtgtttagttttgttgttttgttggtcgctgggattccatcactcttatatatatatatagatcaatagatcaatgtttattttttcatTCCTTGAATTTTATCAAGCTTAAATTGTTCAACCAGTTGCATTCCCTGTGTCtttagtaatttattattatgttaaatGTGTGTATTATTTTGGAGGAATATTGGTTCTTTGAAAACAATGGATTCCCAGTCCTGAGAAGTAATAATGGAAGAAATGCCTGGCTGTTTTATTCTATGACTTGGGCTAAAGCTAGCAGAAAAGCATTGTACCAGAAGAACGTACAATGCCTTCCCATACAGATGCACATCTGTAGATCTCAATTATCAATGTGTTTGTAGGCATCTAGttctaagtaaaaaaaaaagttttcttgcTATAGAACAGGACTTCTACTACCAAAAATACACCTGTGGATTTTAACCTTTGGGTTATGAAATATAAACAGTGAGGCCAAAATCCAGTGGTATTCTTAGACATGACTGAAGTCTTCTCCTTCTTCTACAGCCCTTTATGGCATCAGAAACATACTCCAGAGAGTTTTTCAGACCACTAGAAAATACTTTTAGGTTAAAGGGGAAGTTGCTGGAGGGAGACCAAATTTCTAATTTTCACAGAAGCCAGAAGGATAATAACAGAACTACACTTAAATAAGTGGAGTGCGAAACAAATAGCTAGCTACAGTTTTCTCAGACAAAGGATTTGTCGTAGTCTAAAGAACATGGTCAGATTTTTAAATGCTAACCATAGTTTGTCTTCTTCGGGTATTGCCATAATCTGTAGTTGGAGAGGATAAAATTGGCACATATGAGCTCTTGATTTCTTCTGCATTAATGTCTTATAATTTCAGGTTGATTTATCTAGAGACTTAAATAACACTGATGAAAAAGATATTTCCGCCAATAATGTGACTTCGGTTTCTCCAGGTGGGTATTCCATGCAGCTTTTCTTGGTTTACTTTTAAAACAGTGATGTAATGTAGTCTTTTTAACTGATGTTGTGTCCTTATGTAATCTAAACAAGTAAAACTTTACTTATTCTAGAGGACAACATTTCTATGACTACTGCTTTGTTCCTGTGTGTTGCTCTCACTTTGTATATTATACAAAAAATACCATCTGATCACCTGCATCTAGTTATATATAATTGTTAGGGGAACAAGTCTACTTGTCAAGCGAAATCCTTTAGCTATTTCAGGTTTGTTAatgtggtttttttaaatatctaaaaacATCACAGCGGCTTGGTAAAATTAGTTCATAAAGTTCAGAGAAATTCCTTTT from the Anolis carolinensis isolate JA03-04 chromosome 5, rAnoCar3.1.pri, whole genome shotgun sequence genome contains:
- the cep44 gene encoding centrosomal protein of 44 kDa isoform X2, whose protein sequence is MATGDLKGNLRKIEQGLRHLNYPNDVDYTGLAKGDPSVFLPIISYCFTSFSTRITELLVESGVELTAKNDFRFIEAVYKLLRDEFQYKPILSKQQFLHYGFAERKIQIVCDIISLVYKRHKELSNVSKMKSQAKKRASSIKPQQYANFSNQLEFTTVYATDFQQGVSLTKEPEERSRNLISTCIFEDGFREVLEEGKTEAVCMGNGLDPVADMLDSVYEQDAPLTKNPEIECSSSLTCACIRGDNVREVSEEGGNKAVCVAYSLNSGADRLGKECEQNMKDNSNMEKLKSQIVELEEKLNKLKWVEDKLQALEEKLQGRIIVDEKDWNNLLSRVLLLETQLLLHCKKVDLSRDLNNTDEKDISANNVTSVSPGYNNTTNGKNKQND